Below is a genomic region from Henckelia pumila isolate YLH828 chromosome 3, ASM3356847v2, whole genome shotgun sequence.
CAGTGTCAATATTCTTTGAAGTGGtctttttctttcctttcaGCATAATTCGAGGCTTCTAAGGATCAGGAAATTTCCATGGTGATTGATCTGGTCTAGAAATTCTTAAAGGCTTGTTAGAAAATATTGGAGTCTTAAGTTTCTGATCAGTCTTCCTTGTCTCTTTCATTTTCTTCAGATAATCACCAAACTTTTTAGTGATGAGTGAGATTGTATCATCCTCTAGATCAGATTAAAGAACCTCTTGCCGAAATTGAACATAATCCTCGTATGATTAGTTTGAAGCTTGAAAGGCTATAAACTTTCCATTGTCCTTCTTCTGTGCCATAGTATTCATCTCAAACACTTGAAGAGTACTAATCAGTTCTGTCAActtcatctttgaagtgtctttGGCTTCTTCAAGTGCCCAAATCTTCCCATTAAATCTTTTCGGCAGTGAAAGAAGAACCTTATTCACAAGTATTTCATTAGCAATCGGTTCTCCAAGAGTGAAGGCTTCAGTGACTAACTCTCGAAGACGCAGATCATATTCAGAAATAGTTTCATCTTTGTTCATAAGGAGTTTCTCGAATTTTGAGTTAAGAAGTCTCGTCCTTGTTCTTTTGACATTCTTCGATCCTTCACAATGCTCTTGTAGAGTATCCCATGTATCCTTGGCAGCAACACAATCAGCAATAAGCCCAAACATTCTCATGTCCATGCTTGAGAATATAGCATTGATAGCCTTAGCATTAAAGCTTGATATTTGTGCCTCTTCGGTTGTCCATGTGGTTTTTGATTTTATAATGTAGTCACCATCTTTGTCCACGAACTTAGGTACAGTCCAACCGGTAATAATACTCTGCCAAGCACATTCATCCATAGTTTTGATCGTAAAGCGTATCCTAGTCTTCCACAAAGCATAATTCATGTCATCAAGAACCAGAGGTTTTAAAAATGAGTTTGCAGTAGTAGATGAGTCCATATTATtccctttaaaaaataaataaaccaagatcagttcttagtgtatcaataATGTGTCTCTAATGCCACTTGTAAGGAATAAACGGTTGCACATAAACACAGATTTAGATGTTTTCACAGGATGTGGACAACATCTCCAATAACATGCAGCGGAAAATTATAaaagcgtgaataaaataaactaacaaccaaataattaaactcatatatttaagcaagagtataaaataatCTTGCaacgcctcagggcaaaactttcactagaaaagttatcaaagagtttacaaaaccctaaaactagtgaatcattgtaaaaattaattttctcaaaaaacatgtgagaaaataaagaacgAAAACAACTCCTAAAATTCTATGCAAGATAGAATAAGAAAATCAAAGTTGATCCTTGACGACTAAAACCCGAGAGCAACAACAAGCCTTTGATCTTCAATGCTCTCAAAACCTTCAAGTCGATCAAGCAAAATTGGCACGAACAAGATCTAATATCCGAACTTCAGAAATCTTCAATGTGAATGCATGATTCTCTCAATCTCGGCTCTCTCTCTAATTCAGTCTTTTTTTCCTCTCTCTCAAGTACACGCCCCTTCATTAAATAAGGCCAAAGAATCCTCCTAGTCCTCGTTTTCTTGTAGGCGTAggattcttttaaaaaaaattgatcttATTCCTTTTGATCAAATCAAATCTACAAAGATAAGGAAAAGATCATTAagatataagataaataaatattatgataaagtGCAATATTATCTCAATTCTACTAACTAAGGAAATAAATAACATTAAACTTTatatccaagaaacttcaaatccAAAAAAGATAAAGACTTAATTTAAGGAATTTTTAGGAAATAAATAttcttttaaattatatttagatTAACgaatgatttaaaatatttgaagctGTGTGAAGATAATAACAGTTGTAATCAAAAGTCAACCTTCATAATCCAATATCAGGTCGGTCACGTTTCGTTCTAGATAAACTCAACAGGGCCATCGATTTTATTGTATGTTTGTTTTTCTaatgaattttgattttttgtcaTTAAAgtcttttttttctatttttttctcgTAAGACATGCTGGAATTTGGTCAAAAGgaccaaatttttttaaaaaaaactatacaaATTATATgactaaaaaaatgaaaatttacaGTAACTGagctaaaaatgaaaaaaaatgtaaattaacaTGACCAAGATAATAATTTTTCTGTTACGAAAGCCTcgtaatttgaagaaaaattttTTATGCGATATTCCATGTTACACTAATCGTTAATTGTAACGTGTATCAAATTATAACTATTTTTCAATCCAAaaccttttaaaaaaatgtcacaTCAATAAAAATCCTATACTTGACAATCGATTGTTAACATGACCGAAAATGTTACGGAATATGTTTCCCTAAATTCAGATGATGCAAGTTAATAGTATCGCGGAGGAAACATAACCTCAATTTTGTTGCACTATTACTTATATATACCACATATATTCTAAAAGGGGCTTTTATTGGATCGGTGTATGGGTTATTAGTTATTACGGTGCGATTTACTCTActttttcataaaattaaaaattcaaatcattTTCATGTGTGATTCGGTAAGCAAGATGGTTAAAAATTGCGTTTTCCAATTAAAATGTGCGATTTGGAATGTTCGGTTGGTTAAGTGATTTTtagagttaaaaaaaaaatctattgaGCAATAGTACTAGatcaaatgtattttttttaatgaaaataagAATTTTAGATCGTGCATTCAAAATTATGCGTGATAAAAATAATTAGCAAACAATAATACATAAGATTGATATGTGTGAGTGTCTATGGAATACTAAATTACTTAATGTGAtagatatataaaataaaaatactaaatttAGTTAAAGATCTGATAAATAAGTAGGGTAATATCATACCCAATGATagtattcttttattttttttattttcaaattttatataattagtaAATTTgtcaaagtttttattttgtttatcttTAGTAGAATAAAACTCCTATTATTTAGGAAATTGGGTATTGATTTACCAAGTCAAAAAAATGAGTCCTTGAATCTATGAGTTGTTAGACATGATTAGTTCAGTCAAGTGTCTGTTTTGATTTTCTTTTTTCTGTATTTAAAGATTTGTTGAATTATCAATAAATTATGTTTTCAGATCTGATACATATATCTCTTCTTGTAAACAAAAAATTACTCCTCCAATATTCTAATAttgtggtatcagagtcaggttaaaaaaaaaaacagcagtttttttttcaatttgcaGGAAGAGCATCCGTTAGATATAAATGGCATCAGAAAATTCTGTGCAGCCAGCAATTCCTCGCTTCGATGGTCATTATGATCATTGGAGTATGTTGATGGAAAATTTTCTACGATCCAAAGAGTATTGGATAATTGTAGAAGTGGGTGTCACCGAACCAGCTACTCGAGTTGTGTTGACAGATGCACAACAGAAAAAGCTGGAAGAACAAAAGTTAAAGGATCTCGAGGCGAAGAATTATCTATTTCAAGCGATTGATCGATCGATTTTGGAGACTATTCTCCAAAAGGATACATCGAAACAAATATGGGACTCCATGAAGAAAAAATATCAAGGGACAACAAGGGTGAAAAGGCAGCAACTTCAAGCTCTTCGCAAAGAGTTTGAAATTCTCCAGATGAAGCAAGCAGAACCAGTTGATGAATACTTTTCAAGGGTATTAACAACTGTAAACAAAATGCGCATCCATGGTGAAAAATTTGAAGATGTGGCTGTAGTGGAGAAAATTCTTCGATCAATGTCTCCAAATTTCTCTTATGTGGTATGTTCTATTGAGGAATCAAAAGATCTTGATGAACTTTCAATCGATGAACTACAGAGTTCATTACTGGTGCATGAACAGAGAATGACAACACCAAGTTCAActgaagaacaagtattgaaGGCTTCAACTCATGGTGAAATATATAATGGACGATGATCAAGTAGAGGTCACAGTCGAGGCCGTGGAAGAAGCCGAGGAAGAGGTCGAGGTTCTTATACTCCAGATTCTTGGGTCAAAGGCAGAGGACATAATCACCACCAACAATCATTCAAAGGTGACCCAAAGTTAGATAAGTCCAACATTGAATGTTTCCGCTGTCATAAGTTTgttcattaaaaaaatgaatGTACTGAAAGTGTACATCAAGACAAAGGAGAGCACTCAAATTTTGTGGAGAAAAAGGAACAAGAAACACTCCTAATGGCATCCCATCTCAAAGAGGAGCTTGAACCAGACATATGGTATATTGATACAGGCTGTAGCAATCATATGTGTGGTAACAAGTCTTTCTTTTCCCATTTAGATGAAAGTTTTCATACAACTGTGGTTTTTGGTGATCATTCTAAAGTCGGTGTTATGGGAAAAGGCGATATTCAAATCATGACTAAACAGGGCAGTGTTGAGACTATATCAAGTGTATTTTTTGTTCCTCACTTGAAAAGCAATTTGTTGAGTATGGGCCAACTGCAGGAGAAAGGTTATGAAACTGTATTCAAAGGAGGTGCTTGTGAAATTTTTGACCCAAAAAGAGGTGTAATTTTTCATGTTAAGATGACTTCCAACAGGTTATTTCCACTCAAGATAGAGAGCATACATTCATGTTTTAAGGCTGATGTCAATGACTCTACTTGTCTTTGGCATTTGTGATATGGTCATTTGAATTTCAAAGGTCTACAGATTCTTTCTCAAAAGAAAATGGTGACTGGTCTTCCTTAAATTATTCCTCCCTCAAAAATATGTGAAGAGTGTGTTGTGGGGAAACAACATCGTGAACCATTTCCAAAAGGAAAGGCATAGAGAGCACAAAAGCCATTGAAGCTGATCCATTCAGACATATGCGGTCCAATAAATCCAATATCAAATGGAAAAAAGAAATACTTCATttcatttattgatgattatagCAGAAAATCTTGGCTTTACTTTTTACAGGAAAAGTCGGAAGCCTTTGAAGTTTTTAAAAGCTTCAAAGCCATGGTGGAGAATGAGGTCGGGAGAACAATTAAAACTCTACGAACTGATCGTGGGGGAGAATATTTGTCACAAGAATTTGCAGGTTTTTGTGATAAACATGGAATTGGAAGACAACTCACATCATCCTACACACCTCAACAAAATGGCGTTGCGGAGAGGAAAAATCGAACTATTCTCAACATGGTTCGAAGCATGACTGCTAAAAGAAATATTCCAAAGAGTTTTTGGCCAGAAGCTGTAAATTGGAGTGCTCATGTCTTGAATCGATGTCCCACCTTTGCTGTCAAAAACATGACTCCAGAAGAAGCTTGGAATGGACGAAAACCAACGGTGGATCATTTTAAGGTCTTTGGATGCATAGCATATGCACACATTCCAGATGAGAAGAGGAAGAAGTTAGATGATAAAGGTGAAAAGTGTGTTCTCGGAATCAGTGAGCACtcaaaagcttataagttgttcaatCCAATCACAAGAAAGATAGTAATCAATCGTGACGTCATTTTTGACGAAGAAAACAAGTAGGATTGGACTGAAAATATCGCAGAAGAACAAATCATACCGatgaattttgaagaaaatggaGCAGAAACACAAGAACTGGGCTTTTTCTTGACCAGCAAGTGCAGCAGCCTCTTGGGGTCAATGAATCTGAAAGAGACGACTCAAGTTCTTCTAGACCTCAACGAATGAGGAGAAGACCTGCATGGATGGAGGATTATGAGGTTAGTGGTGATCTATCTGAAGATACTCTTGCTCATTTTGCTTTATTATCAGATTGTGATCCACTAACATTCCAAGAAGCTGTCAAAGACTCAAAATGGAGAAAGGCCATGAATGAAGAAATCGGGTCTATAGAGAAAAATGACACATGGGAGCTGTCAGAACTTCCAAAAGGGCAAAGATCCATTGATGTCAAATGGGTTTACAAAACTAAGTTGAACAAAGATGGCAAAGTTGACAAGTATAAAGCTTGACTCGTTGCAAAGGGATACGAGCAAAGATTTGGAGTTGATTACAAGGAAGTTTTTGCTCCGGTTGCAAGACATGATACCATTCGAATGGTAGTAGCATTAGCTGCGCAAAATTCTTGGCCAATCTTCCAACTGGACGTAAAATCAGCTTTTATTCATGGCAATCTGGAGGAGCAGGTTTTTATAAATCAGCCACCTGGTTATGTTCGACAAGGGCACGAGGATAAAGTGTATAGGTTAAAAAAGGCTCTATACGggttgaaacaagctcctagagcttggtacaGCCGCATAGAGAGCTATTTTTCAAAATCTGGTTTGCAAAAGTGTCCATATGAGCATCTCTTCATTAAAATAGGCAATAAAGAGAGAATTATGGTTATCTGTTTATATGTGGATGATCTGATTTACATAGGAAATGATCAAGAGATGATCGAGGAGTTTAAAAGGTCTATGATGGCAGAATTTGAGATGCCGATCTGGGGTTGATGCATTATTTTCTTGGCATCGAAGTAGTGCAGTCCACTGCTGGAATTTTCATCACACAGAAGAAATATATGCTTTGGAAATCTTGAACAGGTTTCAAATGATGGGTTGCAACTCGGTGGGAACACCAACTGAGCAAGGCTTAAAGCTCACAAAAGATTCTGCAGGAAAACAAATCAATAGCACATTATACAAACAGATTGTTGGGAGTTTGATGTACTTAACCACAGCaagacctgatatcatgtatgGTGTAAGTTTAATTAGCAGGTTTATGGAATCCCCAACGGAGCTTCATCTAATTGTTGCAAAGAGAATCTTGCGTTACTTGAAAGGTACACTTGATTTTGgcattttttataaaaacagaGGAAGATCAGACATCATTGGATTCAGTGATAGTGATTATGCTGGAGACTTGGAGGATAGAAAAAGTACTTCGGGTTATGTTTTTATGTTGGGATCAGGGGCTGTTTCATGGGCATCGAAGAAGCAACAAATTGTTACCTTGTCTACAACTGAAGCAGAATTTGTTGTAGCAGCTTCTTGTGTGTGTCAAGCTATATGGTTGAAAAGAATACTTGAGCTGTTATGTTGTTTCAAACAGGAgaatattcaaattttttgtGATAATAGTTCAACCATTAAACTGTCCAAGAATCCAGTTTTATATGGCAGGAGCAAGCATATTGATGTGAGATATCATTTCTTGCGTGATCTGACAAAAGAAGGAGTCATTGAATTGGTTTACTGTCGCAGTGAAGACCAGGTTGCAGATATACTAACCAAGCCTCTCAACTTGGCTGCATTTGCGAAGCTTCGAGATTTGCTTGGAGTTGTGTCAGATTCTAGTTTAAACTGATGTATAACGTTCAGTTTAAGGGAGAGTgtcaaagtttttattttgtttatcttTAGTAGAATAAAACTCCTATTATTTAGGAAATTGGGTATTGATTTACCAAGTCAAAAAAATGAGTCCTTGAATCTAGGAGTTGTTACACGTGATTAGTTCAGTCAAGTGTCTGTTTTGATTTCCTTTTTTCTGTATTTAAAGAGTTGTTGAATTAtcaataaattatgtttttagatCTGATACATATATCTCTTCTTGTAAACAAAAAATTACTCCTCCAATATTCTAATAAAATTAACAATCTATTGTCTATGTTTTATAAATATCCcatgaaatactaaaaatatatacgattatatattataaaactaTTAAATAAGTGGTGCGATTGatgtaattttatatatataaaaaataacacTGCACCATAAAATATGGTGCGGTCtaggatttattttttaatcgtatttttttaaaataaattacaaataCAAATACGATGCAATTCAGTTCAAGcggttaagttttttttttgaatatttgatCACTCTTAAATGTGAGGGATTTCCACCATGTCCGTATGGGAAGATTTCGAGTCATCAATAGGCTCAAATCTCCCATCCCATGGGGTTTGTTTATTCAGTATTAGCAAAGGAACCATGCATTTTGAGAGTTGAATACAAATAGCAATCTAGTTTCTGTTAGTTCCATCAACGAAATAGGACtaaaataaagaattttttttaacaccACAAAAAATCTTGTGAAATGATCCTACGTGTTAATTTTGTATTATGAATCTCATATTTAGATcactcataaaaaaaatattacattttctATCAAATTTCGTTTGAGATTTACCTTCCAGACAAAGTGGCCTTGGCAGAAGAAGAGTACTAGAGAATTTTTGGAAAAGGTTTACTATTTTAttagtgttgtgaaaaagtaaaaatttacggtaaaaagtaaatactccaaaactcaaaatatatcaaactctacactttataatatttttctctcaactcaattgtatttttcatcacaaatgaagacctatttatagattcacatttgagattagtccaaaaataaatacatcatcatctacatcatcacacactaattttccacattttacaactcaatattcaacattcaacattcaatattcaacataatattaataataataatatttttcaacactcccccttgtgatgatgatcgtgatatgatgactgtcttcattacgtgttttatactgcctcgttaaaaaccttactaggaaaaacccagtgggataaaaaccatagtaaggaaaaaagagtgcagccacgtaaactcctcctcatgttaacatgagtgattcttcacatattccgcagattgcgcatcccaatgttgtatatatgctttctgaatatcgtcgtgagaagtgcctttgtgaagagatctgatgagttctcacttgattgaatataacagatatcaatatctttattcttctcaagctcttgagtgtaggcaaagaactttgggggtatatgttttgttctatcacttttgatgtatccttatttcatttgagcaatacatgcagcattgtcttcatacaacgtcacaggcttcttgtctactgataatccacaaaaagtttggatatgttgtgtcattgattttagccaaacacattcacggcttgcttcatgtagcgcaataatctcagcgtgatttgatgaagttgttacgagtgtttgtttctgtgaacgccaagaaattgcggtgcctccacgagtaaatacatatccggtttgagaacgtgccttatgtggatcagataaatatccagcatcagcataaccaatgatactttgattggtgtcttttgagtacaaaagtctcaaatctgttgttcctcgtagataacgaaatatatgtttaattccgttccagtgcctctttgttggatatgaactgaatcttgccaataaatttacagcaaaagatatatcaggtctagtgcaatttgcaagatacataaggacaccaatggcacttagatatggtacttctggaccaagaataacttcatcatctccacatggacgaaatggatccttttcaatgtttaatgatcttacaaccattggagtacttaatggatttgatttatccatattaaaacgtttaaggatcttttctgtataatttgcctggtgaacaaaaattccacattctttttgtttgatttgcaaacccagacaatacttggtttttccaagatccttcatttcgaattcttccttcaagtacatcataacttcttgaatttctttattcgttccaatgatatttaaatcatcaacatatacagcaattattacacatccggatgttgttttcttgatgaaaacaacatccggatgtgtaacacaagggcatattggatcatttacatatctctttttcatcaagtgatcacttagccgattataccacatttggccggattgcttcaacccatataatgatctttgcaattttacagaataaaattctctgggttttgaactttgtgcttcatgcatcttaaatccttcagggattttcatatatatatcactatcaagtgatccataTAAGTAAGCCGTAACAACATCCatcagacacatttccaaattttcagagactgccaaactaatcaaatatcgaaacataattgcatccataacaggagaatacgtttcttcataatcaattccaggcctttgagaaaaaccttgtgcaacaagtctagctttatatctgactatttcatttttctcatttcgctttcgaataaaaatccatttgtatccaacaggttttacaccttcaggtgtgaggactataggtccaaaaacattgcgtttatttagcgaatccaattcaacctggatggcatctttccattttgcccaatcatgacgagttttacattcaccaaaggattttggttcatgatcctcgttttcatttatgatgtcacatgccacattataagaaaatatctcatcaatatcttctatatcttttggttccatatttttccagtattaatataattgatagagatttcacgattctcgtcagtttttggttctgacagaatattttcatcatctggTGTTTCttttggaacaccattttctattttatgatcatcgtgtttctctatgccttttcttttccgaagatttttatccttggaaccgactggccttccacgcttcaagccttttatgacatcatgagtgtcttcaatttgtttctttggaatttcaattcgagcaggggcatttacagtgtgtatatatgatttttttaccccttttgtgtctgcaaatgcatctggcatttgatttgcaattttttGCAAGTgtacaatttgttgtacatctttctcacattgtttggtccttggatccaaatgtaacaatgatggtacataccatgtgatttctttttcgatgtgtttcttttctccccctaacattgggaagatttcttcattaaaatgacaatcagcaaaacgtgctgtaaacacatcgcctgtttgaggctcaagatatcgaatgatttatgggctatcataaccgatataaataccgacttttctttgaggacccatttttgatcgttgaggtggtgcaataggcacatacaccgtacatccaaaaattctca
It encodes:
- the LOC140888499 gene encoding uncharacterized protein, encoding MASENSVQPAIPRFDGHYDHWSMLMENFLRSKEYWIIVEVGVTEPATRVVLTDAQQKKLEEQKLKDLEAKNYLFQAIDRSILETILQKDTSKQIWDSMKKKYQGTTRVKRQQLQALRKEFEILQMKQAEPVDEYFSRVLTTVNKMRIHGEKFEDVAVVEKILRSMSPNFSYVVCSIEESKDLDELSIDELQSSLLVHEQRMTTPSSTEEQVLKASTHGEIYNGR
- the LOC140888498 gene encoding uncharacterized protein is translated as MDSSTTANSFLKPLVLDDMNYALWKTRIRFTIKTMDECAWQSIITGWTVPKFVDKDGDYIIKSKTTWTTEEAQISSFNAKAINAIFSSMDMRMFGLIADCVAAKDTWDTLQEHCEGSKNVKRTRTRLLNSKFEKLLMNKDETISEYDLRLRELVTEAFTLGEPIANEILVNKVLLSLPKRFNGKIWALEEAKDTSKMKLTELISTLQVFEMNTMAQKKDNGKFIAFQASN